In the Xanthobacteraceae bacterium genome, TGGTTTCGATCACACAAGAGATGGGGGATGACCCCATGCACGTCATGATGCGGCAGATCATGGCGCTGTTCGATGAATACCAGTCGAAGGAGAACGCCAAGCACGTCATGCGGGCCTTGAAGGAGAACGCGCGGCAAGGCTTCTGGAACGGCTCGCTTCCTCCTATCGGCTATCGCACCGTCGCCGCCGAGCAGCGCGGCGCGAAGGTCAAGAAGAAGATCGAGATCGATCCGCTTCACGCCGACACTGTGCGGCTGATCTATCGCCTTGCCTTGGAAGGCGACGGCACCACCGGCCAGATGGGCGTCAAGAACATCGTTTCCTATCTCAACAGCCGCCGCATCTTCACCCGTGACGGCGGGCGCTGGGGTATCGGGCAGGTTCACCGCATCCTGACCCGCCGCACCTATATGGGTGAGCATGAGTTCAACAAGCGCAGCAAGACCAAGGAATTGAAGCCGACGAGCGAGATCGTCACCGTTCCCGTGCCGCCGATCATCGACCGCGAGACCTTCGAGGCGGTTCAGAAGCTGCTCAAAGCCCGAAATCCGAAGGTCATGCCCGCCCGCGTCATTAGCGGCCCAACCATGCTGACCGGCCTGATCCATTGCGCCAAGTGCGGCGGGGCCATGACCATCCGCACCGGCAAGGGCGGGCGTTATCGTTATTATGCCTGCTCAATGAAGGCGCGGCAGGGTCCGACCGCCTGCGAGGGCATGGCTGTGCCGATGGAGAAGCTGGACGATCTTGTCGTCAATCACCTTGAGAAACAGCTACTTCAGCCCGAGCGGCTGGAGACTGTTCTTGCCGCCGCTCTGGATCGCAGGGAAGAACACGCCGAGCGCCGCCGCGAGCATATCGCCGAGTTGAACAAGCGCTCAGCCGAGTCGGAATTGCGCCTCAAGCGGCTCTATGACGCTATCGAGTCGGGCATTGCCGATCTGGACGATCCAGCGCTGAAAGATCGCATCGACGGCCTTAAGGCTATTCGCGATCAGGCCAAGACCGATGCAGACCGGGCGCAGGCCATGCTTCAAAACTCGGG is a window encoding:
- a CDS encoding recombinase family protein, with amino-acid sequence MTIPLRAALYLRVSTARQAEHDVSIPDQKRQGEAYCEARNLQLVETFIEPGASATNDRRPEFQRMIEAGTSKPAPFDVVVVHSFSRFFRDHFELEFYVRKLAKNGVKLVSITQEMGDDPMHVMMRQIMALFDEYQSKENAKHVMRALKENARQGFWNGSLPPIGYRTVAAEQRGAKVKKKIEIDPLHADTVRLIYRLALEGDGTTGQMGVKNIVSYLNSRRIFTRDGGRWGIGQVHRILTRRTYMGEHEFNKRSKTKELKPTSEIVTVPVPPIIDRETFEAVQKLLKARNPKVMPARVISGPTMLTGLIHCAKCGGAMTIRTGKGGRYRYYACSMKARQGPTACEGMAVPMEKLDDLVVNHLEKQLLQPERLETVLAAALDRREEHAERRREHIAELNKRSAESELRLKRLYDAIESGIADLDDPALKDRIDGLKAIRDQAKTDADRAQAMLQNSGQKAVTPQMLRKFATTARERIRLESGGYRRDHLRALAQRVEVAEGEVRIMGSKSRLLQTLVAGSGVNSVPTQGLKWRRRRDSNPRYGF